The DNA window GAGTACGCCGTTGCTATCGACCACTTGACCGGTCCAGTCCAGACTTTGGCTGGTTCCATATCTGTGCTGCGAAAGCTCGCTTCATCAGATACGACGACGATCGATTCATACCTAGCTTCTAAGAGCTCTGAAACTTATCTTGGTTTGGTCGAAATAATTGAATTGAcagcaaaaaaatttttgagGTAAAAAATTGACAACAATTCAATGGGGCTCTTCGGAATGGTAGATGCTACACTACACACCCTCTCAGTGTAAACTGCTAATCAATCAGCCGTAACACATCACCTCTGGAATCAGAGACCAGGCAACGGCGATTCCTTCAATCCTTCGTGATAAAGTGGGTCACATGTTTGATTGCAGAAATTCCAGCTTGAACTGATGCAGATGGCCGGTGATTATTCgcgggcatgcatgcatcatgcatgccaGCGGGCTGGCTTGGCGGAAGGTCACCTCCGACCTTTTCGTGCAACCGTGAAACCAAACCATTTGGCGAAACAATGCATCAATGGCTAATGGCTACATGTCATTTTAGGGGTTTCAGAAAAGTCTTAAAGGGTTAGTTAAAGCTGCGAGCATTAGGGATTGATCCGGTTCATCGaaccatgaacttgttttcgAGTCTCTTCTTATTAAATCACGCGGAGGAAATCTCGCACCCCCTCACCCTCAGTAAGATTGGCAGACCATATTCGCAGGCTCGCCATCAGACTCACCTGGTCAAAAGGAGGGCAAGAAAAATGCCTATTGAATTCGCTTGATTCATCTCGAACCCCAGCTCTAAAATAATCCCAATCACCATATCGCAACGtgcctttttccttttgtccAAAAAGTTTCGCAACGTGGATTCATCATAAACCCGTGTCAATTCCCCATTCCTACAGCTCTATACATGTGTTAATGCTTTGTAGTTTCTTAAGCTTACCCACCTCTCATTTTTTGTTAGCATGTTTTAAGTGGTTAAATAgtgaaactttatatatagaaattatttaaaaattaaataaatccattaataaatatttaaataattaatacttgaTTGATTATATAGTAATcttatttcttgttttataTGCGACTAGTTGGTTAATCTAAAACATAGTTTAGAATACAACATACGAGTATATGACGTCCTCCATATttgagagagaacatctaaatatagagtttggatgacatctaaaaatagagaatgaaatagatgttctgttggagctcattTTTTATCTCCCATCCTATATTTTCAGAATAGAGAATGGGATAGATAAACTATTGAGTATGCTCTAACTCCAGAGTTAGTTTGTCAGAAGTGGTTTGGGATCGCTAGAATATATCCCAAGGTCAAAAAATTGCAGATTCCGCCCTCAGATTTTTGGTTGACTGTGATTTAGggttctctctctttttttcttccctaaAGAGGCTGTGTACATGGTGAAAGTTACTAGCCGTGGAACGACTCAGTGGAACTGGCCTTAAACAACAAAGAGGTTTGGCGGCAGCAGATTGAGAACAGTGGTGGAAAAATGAGCAGGGGGAGCACAGGGACCCCAACAAGGCACTTAATGCGACAGCAACCTAGAGGGCCCTGCATGTCGCTGGATATGCTCCACCAGTCCACATCAAATCCCACATTAGCGCATAATGCCCTGCACCAAACGTAGGGCCACCAACTCCTTCACAATATTTTCTCCATCACAAGTTCAGAACGAATGAACTAATCTAATCAGTCGGTTAATAGTAGCGTAGACACATTATCTACTTGAAGAACCACCTACATCAACTCAACAATTCCGTTTATATCCATCTGTTGCCTCTAGCCTGTGTATAGAATGGGGACCTTAATCTGCTTCACAACCGTATCATGTGAGATCATTTCGTTTCTTGCTGGGTTAGAAGGAGCTCAGCAACTGATCTCCATGAATCCATGGTAATGTGTATTTCGATCGTCTCCATGattatagctagctagtgtcACTAGCTTCTTGGTGCCATTTCCACGTAAGCGATCTCATCAGGTACTAGTGGTAATTGGCGGCACACAGCTCTAACGGCCGACATGTCTTATCAAATCAGCAAACGCTGATGGGGAGGGATGCCTCGTCACCTATGCGTTTTTGTGGCTTCAACTCGGCCATGCGAAAGCGGCTGTTCTGGTAGCTGTGCTAAGCGATATTTGGAGCAGTAGACTAGACAGTAGTGTGCTCTTCGTTCAACCTACTCtccctctgtcaaaaaaaaacgaattatCCGGTTTCTGTGTtcagcgtttgaccattcgtcttatttgaaatttttttaagaaattagaaaaaaaattagtcacacgtaaaatactattcatgatttatcatctaataaaaacaaaaatatcaatcgcaaaaaaaatttgaataagacgaagagttaaaaattgaaggtaaaaagcgaaaatttggtttattttgagacagagggagtaactGTTCATAGAGTTCCAATTTGATGTAGATGTAAAAAGAATAGTAGAATTCAGTAAATAGACGGGAATAATCAGTACAACACACCCTCCAGTTTGATAAATCATGTACAGCGacataattttcaaaatttatgtgtaaccatgattttctattaatatagataattatttttattaaaatgtttttaagaTTTATCTATACGTTTTGTCATAACTAGCATGGTGGCCCGCGCAGACTGCGTGCGTGGCTAACTTCgttatgaaatttcttatataatatcaaatatagtttcatattatatagtaaaatataaatattaaagtgtaaatatagttttaaactcAGACCTAATTTAaatcaaacttttacatttgaAGCTCCACACAAAGTAAGACCGTggttctttttatattatcttaataacatattaataaCATAATAGATGTAAGAATAATACTACAAccgactaaaaaaaatctgatttttccttttcttacctaatttcaaaaaaatattatctttttttatctattattttGCTTCGATGGCTCGATAAAAAACACGATTTTCTTCATTTCCTTGTCCGATGaaaaaatcattatcttttctttttttccaaaaaatcacgttcttttttctattaaaaactCCTTGTGCGATCAAAATATCAttacatttctttttcttctcttattttctttctattaGTGTGGGATTTTCTAGCCCTAAGAGTAAACGTAGTGCTTGTAGACctgatcttttatttttatcttttatagaAACACAATGATGAGATGTCACATGTAAATAAACCTGATGTATCGGATCAAATTAACGTGCACGTGAATAAGCCTAATCTGTCCGATCAAATTGACATACCCGTGCAAATATTTTgatcttctttcctttttttctgattgatcttttttctctctctcttatttttcttcaattaatcTCATAATTTCTAGCTCATAAGGGACAATGTGGAtgctcttttttatattactttatatatattgttcgtGAGAATTTCTAGTACGATGGCCCACGCATACTGCACGGGCTAGCattgttataaattttatctatatagaGTCATTTATCTCGATAgtaattacttttaaattgttaattcggatattagtttttttagtcatatttttacatggaatcCCATTTTACTTGTGCATTAACTCTTTtatgcataatatttaatttgtaattcaaattttatatacttctaaattgtatttgtattttgactctttctcttaattttttcctatttttaaccaaaattttagaccTTTCTAAATTGTATGTATAGATAGACTCGTctctcaatatcaattatcttaaaatttttaattcaagatttggatttttctaaactttatcgactcttttattattttccttatttttaatcgatcggtcaaattaaaaaaatcttttcttttttctcttatttttctttgattttcctTGTCTGATTAGAAAAACCCGTTATTTCCCCTTTTTTCAGCCTGATTCCTATTAACGCGAATATCGTTTCCGAttgaccaaaattttagattttctaaattatatttatagatagactcttccctcaatatcaattattttcaattttttaattcaagaTTTGGATTCTTCTAAACTttattacacatggactctttttttccttatttttcatCGGTctgtcaaatttaaaaatatcttttctttttttctcttttttcctttgattttCCGTGTCTGATTAAAAGTccgttattttttcttttttcagtcCGATTCCTATTAACGTGGATATCGTTTCCTACAGTTTCTATATTCACCAAGTCTGATCCAATTAACGTGGGATTTGCTGTGGCTGCTAGTGGGCTCCACCTCCTAGAGCCCACTTAACGATCTCATTGCATGCACTAAAGATCTCCGGTTGGAGAGTCCCGATTTTCTTTGATTCTTTTCCAATTGCTTGtccgattgattttttattttatttttcttcgattaatctcagaatttctagcccgCGAGGAGCAATGTGGAGGCTCCTTTTCCcgttattttatatatgtaatagatagatgtttcaaaataaatattttaaaaactatcGATACTTGAAATTTTAAAGGTTTGACCGTACTTTTTTCTAAGATGGCAAGAATTAAAGAACTATGGAATTAGAGGGAGTGAAACGCTTTAGGGTTCTTAAATCATTTCAAGTAATCAGCAATACCACGACATGAACAAAACAAGGTCGATCTCTTGTCAGAATCGGCGTCCGTTTTACAAGGGTCAGCGCAGCCAACCAAAATTCCCAATCCCCTCCCAAAACCGAACCGTTTCTGTGACCTGAACTGATCATGTGTCCCCCCCAAGCTTTGTACTTGTACATGCTTTTGGTGCTCTTTTGACTCACCATTGtcctagctaagctagctaccATCCTGTCCTCCTCTTGACTCAGTTGACTCCCTTCCAATTCACCCACCTCCCAAACTACTtccagaaagaaagaaagaaaagaaaagaaaaatccaaagaGTCCTGACTTTGCAAACAGTGTACCAGCTTAGTCTTCTCCTTCCCTCTTCTTAACATGGCTGGTGTCAGGAGCAGGATCTTTACATGCATGCCACTCGATTACAGGCCGAGCAAGATGTAGTAGACGAGGGTGATCGGCAATGCGATGAGCATGCCAAAGATGACACTGCGAGAACGAAAGGCATAAATGTCAGTGACCCATCGCTTCAGGACAGAGTTCAAACTGATGAGAGAATCTTGGAACAGCTCGTCAGCTACTCCTATAGTGTACGGTGTACTTACGCTGTGCTGAGAATGCTGGGGTGCACGCTGTACTCCTTTGCGAAGACGAAGGGGACAATGCCCTGGGGCAGGGCGGCCTGTTCGTTCGTTCGGtttgaaccaaacaaaaaccaacagagagagagaaaaaaaaggttagcCAAAGTAAAAGGCTTTCATGCTGGCCAAACGTAAaaagggcggcggccgtggagagagcaaaagggagaggagaaagcAGGCGAGCGAGCACGAGGGGCtgggaaaaaaagaacgaTATTGGCTGGCTGCGCGCGGTAGGTTTGCATGCCCACACGGAGACCTTTATTTTCGGTGTGTGACTGTACTGTGTGTGACAGTGTGTGTCCCGCTTCACTTTTCCGTTCCGGTTTACCTGGACAATGGCGACGTGCAGGAGCGTGCCACGGAGGCCGACGGCgaaggacgccgccgccatcacgGCCGGCCCGGCCAGGAACCGCACGGCCATGGCGTACGTCGCCACCTTGTTCCCGCAAGCGATGATGTGCGGCTGCAGCGCCATGAACAGACCTGCATGGCGAGATTGCAAAATTGCAGTCAGGTTagcatggagaaaaaaaaagtgaagtgGCAGTGGCAAGCAGGAATACTGACCGAGACTGAACATGGCCATGCCGAGCCCCGCGTCCGACAGGATCGAGATGGATTTCAGGACGATGGCCGGCATCTCGAAGTTCCACCTGCAACGGGAGACGCCAAAACGAGACGAACGCCTTGTCAGAATCAGACCACTGCACGAACAGATGGGCTTTGGTAGCAGCCGGTGTACGCACCTGAAGCATACGAGGGACCAGATGAGGCCGATGAGGCTGGAGTAGGTGTTGGGGTTGCGGATGAGCTTGCGCCACACCATGATCAGGATCAGGCGCGTCATCACGCTTGTCGGCGGCATCGCCGTTGGCGCCGCCATGGCTTTGCTGGGGTCGACGACCGCCGTCGCGGCCTTCTCGTCCCCTGCCTCGGCGTCCCTGTCCATGACGCCCCTGTTCCCGAAGCTGAAATCGTCCCGCTCCACGTAGTCCTCCCTGTCCTTCGCTCCATCCACTGACGTAAAGTATTATACTTGTCAGTACAAATTAGCCCAAGAAATGCTCCCCAAATCAGGCAACTGTAAGCGGTCAAGGAAAAAGATTGCTACTTTTACGGGGTGACTTGACGGCCGGGGCGTCGTTGTAGTctggcgcgccgccgccgaagacgTCGGACACGGGCGACGCGCTGGAGCTCCAGACGAACATGTGGAGGTCCTCGCCCTTGGCCTGCCCGTTCGTGGCCGCCTTCTTGGCGCCCTTGggagccgccgccacggccgggTTCGGCGCCGGGTAGTGGCCTGCCATGGGCGCCGCATTCGACGCGGGGAGCGGGTACTTGGGCTTGGACGCGTCGTCCTCGTAGTTGGACGGGCGTGGTGTGGCGCCGGTGCGGACGCCGAACGCGTCGGCCGCGCCGAAGTTGGAGCTGCGTCCCACCATGGAGTAGAAGTCGGTGTGGTTGAAGCTGGAGCCCCGCGGCGTCGGGTTCCGCGACGACTGCAGCGAGTAGATCTCGGCGTTGGTGAGGTTGCTGGGCCGCGGCGTGGTGCTGGAGAAGCCCATGGAGCGGCGGGAGTAGATGTCCGAGCGCGACGCGTTGGagcggcgcacggtgacgtGTATCCTGCCGTCCTCCTTCacctccgtctccgtctcGATGGCGTCCCTCCGGCCGTCGAGCGAGACGACGTCCGGGTCGACGACGATGGAGGCGATGTTGGCGGCGGTGTCCGGGAACTGCTCGGTGATGAGCATCCGCGCGCCGCGGTACTCGAACATGAAGAGCATGAGCGTGTACCAGATGATGCACTGCAGCACGACGATCTGCACCATGAGGCTGCCGGAGAACTCCCCGTACATGCCCTTGAGCAACGGGATCCCCATGACGAGCGTGTTGGGCAGCGTGGAGAGCGAGAAGAGCGTGATGGTCCACTCGAGGCTCCCCCGGCGGCTGAGGTGGCTCCACGCCGTGAGCATGGCCAGCACCATCAGCTTCTGCAGCGTATCGGCGGCGATGAACCGGAGGTTCATCGTGTACGGGTTGTTGGTGGAGATGAAGTGGAACGACAGCAGCGGCACCGCGAACAGCGCCACGAAGCGGTTGATCCCGGAGCACTGGTCCGGCGTGAAGATGCGCCACCACTTCACCGACCCATACGCCAGTATCATCGCCACGTACAACGGCACCATCGCCGTCATAACGTGGTAGAAGTCCGCCGCCGTAATCATCTTCCCCCCactccctcttcctcctcctcactcTATCTCCGAGCTCAGCTCAGCGCAGCTCGCCTCGCTCACTCTGTACCACTCTTTcacagctcagctcagctcagctagTGAGAACCGagcaggagaggaggaggtggtggaggagcatttgACTGCGTGTGTGCGcgtgggaggagggaggaatcgatcgatcgataggTAGCGCGTTTTTATTTAGGCGAGATGGCAGCGGGGCCCGAGCTCCGTTTGGACCATCCCTTGGTTTTGCCTGCCTTTATCTATCGTGATGCGCTGTGCTGCCGTGCGGTGGTATCTGCAAAATCTGCAAGCCGTATGCAGTATGTATCCCCAGATCGAGCGAGACCGGCCGGCGACCGGGTTGGTGAGAGCCGCCGAGCCGTCGAAGACGCGCGtgtatggatggatggatggatcgatgcTGTTTTCTTTCGTGTGGCTCGTACATAGATACGCCCGGCCGGGTCGGACAGCGCTTTTGCCGGCTCCTAGCTTGGTCGGCTGATCGCGTGATGTACTGCTACTATACATCGTGTCCTTGAAAAGTACTATACGGTATCTGCGTACACTATGCATGGACCATAACGACGTAGTACTCCACACCATGTGCTCGGCACGTAGGAAATACGTACAACTGAGCGAATTATAGGACTGTACCATGCATGTCTGTCCCTGTGGttcatattttagaatttcAGATCAGTTGTTTTCGGACTTTCGGTTATGCTTTAGCGTTGCTTCCGGGTAGACAAGACTTTCATGGAGTGTAAATTGGGGGGCGGCTCTGAATCAAATTTCCGTTTCTAAAAGTCTCGGTGCATAAAATCATTTCTCGTCTTTTAGATTCGAGGTACAGAGGATCGTCAGTCAGTGACGTGCCAGCTCCCTGTCCTTGCCTTTTGTTTCTGCCAAATCTTTGAGTTATCGGTAACGGAATCTTGAAAAGGAGCCATCAAAACTACCACAAATGTCCTGAAAATTGGATCGAGAAAAGAATCTGCTAGGCCTAGGCTGCACCGTAGCTGTGAATATTCCTGAAACAGCAACTCGATACTCTGATCCGGACCATATCTTTCGCCTCGGCCAGTCGCTAGTGGCAATAACTCGCAGTTGCAGCCATACTACGtttaaaaaaagagtatttttttcctgtgcCCAGCGTTTAAGTTAttctcttatttaaaaatatcatttaaaaagttaaaaaagtttatcacacgtaaaatatgatttatattttaccatttagtaacaatacaaatatttatcataaaataggAAAATGAGGCTCCACGTTGTCTCTTACGGGCTATAAATTCTAAGATTaatgggaaaaaataaaagaaaaaatatttttttaatcggacagttataagagaaaaaacGCTATTAATCagtaaaaagggaaaagatcACGTCAAGGAGAAAAAACGCTATTAATCAGTCGAAAGGGAGAAAAGATAAAGTCAAACAgacttatcatattttatcgaaagaaaatatgagaaaaatttACACATACACGTCTCAGTTTTGGAATCGGGTCTTGATcaattgcaataaaaaaagagaaaagatcaaTCGGGAAAAGACCACTTCAATCTGACAGATCAGATTTTATCGAAGgaaaataggagaaaaaaaatattttttaatcgaacaactataagagaaaaactatgtgagaaaaaagagagaaaataacgggattaaaaatttaaaagtaagtGATATTGACacaagagtccatctataaatataatttaatttaaaaacatctaaaaatccgattaaaaagaatcatattagaaatacaattttagaattgagaaaataataacaaaG is part of the Oryza brachyantha chromosome 2, ObraRS2, whole genome shotgun sequence genome and encodes:
- the LOC102720489 gene encoding auxin efflux carrier component 1a; this encodes MITAADFYHVMTAMVPLYVAMILAYGSVKWWRIFTPDQCSGINRFVALFAVPLLSFHFISTNNPYTMNLRFIAADTLQKLMVLAMLTAWSHLSRRGSLEWTITLFSLSTLPNTLVMGIPLLKGMYGEFSGSLMVQIVVLQCIIWYTLMLFMFEYRGARMLITEQFPDTAANIASIVVDPDVVSLDGRRDAIETETEVKEDGRIHVTVRRSNASRSDIYSRRSMGFSSTTPRPSNLTNAEIYSLQSSRNPTPRGSSFNHTDFYSMVGRSSNFGAADAFGVRTGATPRPSNYEDDASKPKYPLPASNAAPMAGHYPAPNPAVAAAPKGAKKAATNGQAKGEDLHMFVWSSSASPVSDVFGGGAPDYNDAPAVKSPRKMDGAKDREDYVERDDFSFGNRGVMDRDAEAGDEKAATAVVDPSKAMAAPTAMPPTSVMTRLILIMVWRKLIRNPNTYSSLIGLIWSLVCFRWNFEMPAIVLKSISILSDAGLGMAMFSLGLFMALQPHIIACGNKVATYAMAVRFLAGPAVMAAASFAVGLRGTLLHVAIVQAALPQGIVPFVFAKEYSVHPSILSTAVIFGMLIALPITLVYYILLGL